In Homo sapiens chromosome 11, GRCh38.p14 Primary Assembly, one DNA window encodes the following:
- the RELA gene encoding transcription factor p65 isoform 9 (isoform 9 is encoded by transcript variant 9), which yields MASMRLSSARTAASTVPIEEQRGDYDLNAVRLCFQVTVRDPSGRPLRLPPVLSHPIFDNRAPNTAELKICRVNRNSGSCLGGDEIFLLCDKVQKEDIEVYFTGPGWEARGSFSQADVHRQVAIVFRTPPYADPSLQAPVRVSMQLRRPSDRELSEPMEFQYLPDTDDRHRIEEKRKRTYETFKSIMKKSPFSGPTDPRPPPRRIAVPSRSSASVPKPAPQPYPFTSSLSTINYDEFPTMVFPSGQISQASALAPAPPQVLPQAPAPAPAPAMVSALAQAPAPVPVLAPGPPQAVAPPAPKPTQAGEGTLSEALLQLQFDDEDLGALLGNSTDPAVFTDLASVDNSEFQQLLNQGIPVAPHTTEPMLMEYPEAITRLVTGAQRPPDPAPAPLGAPGLPNGLLSGDEDFSSIADMDFSALLSQISS from the exons ATGGCTTCTATGAGGCTGAGCTCTGCCCGGACCGCTGCATCCACAG TTCCTATAGAAGAGCAGCGTGGGGACTACGACCTGAATGCTGTGCGGCTCTGCTTCCAGGTGACAGTGCGGGACCCATCAGGCAGGCCCCTCCGCCTGCCGCCTGTCCTTTCTCATCCCATCTTTGACAATC GTGCCCCCAACACTGCCGAGCTCAAGATCTGCCGAGTGAACCGAAACTCTGGCAGCTGCCTCGGTGGGGATGAGATCTTCCTACTGTGTGACAAGGTGCAGAAAG AGGACATTGAGGTGTATTTCACGGGACCAGGCTGGGAGGCCCGAGGCTCCTTTTCGCAAGCTGATGTGCACCGACAAGTGGCCATTGTGTTCCGGACCCCTCCCTACGCAGACCCCAGCCTGCAGGCTCCTGTGCGTGTCTCCATGCAGCTGCGGCGGCCTTCCGACCGGGAGCTCAGTGAGCCCATGGAATTCCAGTACCTGCCAGATACAG ACGATCGTCACCGGATTGAGGAGAAACGTAAAAGGACATATGAGACCTTCAAGAGCATCATGAAGAAGAGTCCTTTCAGCG GACCCACCGACCCCCGGCCTCCACCTCGACGCATTGCTGTGCCTTCCCGCAGCTCAGCTTCTGTCCCCAAGCCAG cACCCCAGCCCTATCCCTTTACGTCATCCCTGAGCACCATCAACTATGATGAGTTTCCCACCATGGTGTTTCCTTCTGGGCAGATCAGCCAGGCCTCGGCCTTGGCCCCGGCCCCTCCCCAAGTCCTGCCCCAGgctccagcccctgcccctgctccagccatggtATCAGCTCtggcccaggccccagcccctgtcCCAGTCCTAGCCCCAGGCCCTCCTCAGGCTGTGGCCCCACCTGCCCCCAAGCCCACCCAGGCTGGGGAAGGAACGCTGTCAGAGGCCCTGCTGCAGCTGCAGTTTGATGATGAAGACCTGGGGGCCTTGCTTGGCAACAGCACAGACCCAGCTGTGTTCACAGACCTGGCATCCGTCGACAACTCCGAGTTTCAGCAGCTGCTGAACCAGGGCATACCTGTGGCCCCCCACACAACTGAGCCCATGCTGATGGAGTACCCTGAGGCTATAACTCGCCTAGTGACAGGGGCCCAGAGGCCCCCCGACCCAGCTCCTGCTCCACTGGGGGCCCCGGGGCTCCCCAATGGCCTCCTTTCAGGAGATGAAGACTTCTCCTCCATTGCGGACATGGACTTCTCAGCCCTGCTGAGTCAGATCAGCTCCTAA
- the RELA gene encoding transcription factor p65 isoform 5 (isoform 5 is encoded by transcript variant 5) — MDELFPLIFPAEPAQASGPYVEIIEQPKQRGMRFRYKCEGRSAGSIPGERSTDTTKTHPTIKVWMSGPLYFGQINGYTGPGTVRISLVTKDPPHRPHPHELVGKDCRDGFYEAELCPDRCIHSFQNLGIQCVKKRDLEQAISQRIQTNNNPFQVPIEEQRGDYDLNAVRLCFQVTVRDPSGRPLRLPPVLSHPIFDNRAPNTAELKICRVNRNSGSCLGGDEIFLLCDKVQKEDIEVYFTGPGWEARGSFSQADVHRQVAIVFRTPPYADPSLQAPVRVSMQLRRPSDRELSEPMEFQYLPDTDDRHRIEEKRKRTYETFKSIMKKSPFSGPTDPRPPPRRIAVPSRSSASVPKPAPQPYPFTSSLSTINYDEFPTMVFPSGQISQASALAPAPPQVLPQAPAPAPAPAMVSALAQAPAPVPVLAPGPPQAVAPPAPKPTQAGEGTLSEALLQLQFDDEDLGALLGNSTDPAVFTDLASVDNSEFQQLLNQGIPVAPHTTEPMLMEYPEAITRLVTGAQRPPDPAPAPLGAPGLPNGLLSGDEDFSSIADMDFSALLSQISS, encoded by the exons ATGGACG AACTGTTCCCCCTCATCTTCCCGGCAG AGCCAGCCCAGGCCTCTGGCCCCTATGTGGAGATCATTGAGCAGCCCAAGCAGCGGGGCATGCGCTTCCGCTACAAGTGCGAGGGGCGCTCCGCGGGCAGCATCCCAGGCGAGAGGAGCACAGATACCACCAAGACCCACCCCACCATCAAG GTTTGGATGTCTGGGCCTCTGTACTTTGGACAGATCAATGGCTACACAGGACCAGGGACAGTGCGCATCTCCCTGGTCACCAAGGACCCTCCTCACCGGCCTCACCCCCACGAGCTTGTAGGAAAGGACTGCCGGGATGGCTTCTATGAGGCTGAGCTCTGCCCGGACCGCTGCATCCACAG TTTCCAGAACCTGGGAATCCAGTGTGTGAAGAAGCGGGACCTGGAGCAGGCTATCAGTCAGCGCATCCAGACCAACAACAACCCCTTCCAAG TTCCTATAGAAGAGCAGCGTGGGGACTACGACCTGAATGCTGTGCGGCTCTGCTTCCAGGTGACAGTGCGGGACCCATCAGGCAGGCCCCTCCGCCTGCCGCCTGTCCTTTCTCATCCCATCTTTGACAATC GTGCCCCCAACACTGCCGAGCTCAAGATCTGCCGAGTGAACCGAAACTCTGGCAGCTGCCTCGGTGGGGATGAGATCTTCCTACTGTGTGACAAGGTGCAGAAAG AGGACATTGAGGTGTATTTCACGGGACCAGGCTGGGAGGCCCGAGGCTCCTTTTCGCAAGCTGATGTGCACCGACAAGTGGCCATTGTGTTCCGGACCCCTCCCTACGCAGACCCCAGCCTGCAGGCTCCTGTGCGTGTCTCCATGCAGCTGCGGCGGCCTTCCGACCGGGAGCTCAGTGAGCCCATGGAATTCCAGTACCTGCCAGATACAG ACGATCGTCACCGGATTGAGGAGAAACGTAAAAGGACATATGAGACCTTCAAGAGCATCATGAAGAAGAGTCCTTTCAGCG GACCCACCGACCCCCGGCCTCCACCTCGACGCATTGCTGTGCCTTCCCGCAGCTCAGCTTCTGTCCCCAAGCCAG cACCCCAGCCCTATCCCTTTACGTCATCCCTGAGCACCATCAACTATGATGAGTTTCCCACCATGGTGTTTCCTTCTGGGCAGATCAGCCAGGCCTCGGCCTTGGCCCCGGCCCCTCCCCAAGTCCTGCCCCAGgctccagcccctgcccctgctccagccatggtATCAGCTCtggcccaggccccagcccctgtcCCAGTCCTAGCCCCAGGCCCTCCTCAGGCTGTGGCCCCACCTGCCCCCAAGCCCACCCAGGCTGGGGAAGGAACGCTGTCAGAGGCCCTGCTGCAGCTGCAGTTTGATGATGAAGACCTGGGGGCCTTGCTTGGCAACAGCACAGACCCAGCTGTGTTCACAGACCTGGCATCCGTCGACAACTCCGAGTTTCAGCAGCTGCTGAACCAGGGCATACCTGTGGCCCCCCACACAACTGAGCCCATGCTGATGGAGTACCCTGAGGCTATAACTCGCCTAGTGACAGGGGCCCAGAGGCCCCCCGACCCAGCTCCTGCTCCACTGGGGGCCCCGGGGCTCCCCAATGGCCTCCTTTCAGGAGATGAAGACTTCTCCTCCATTGCGGACATGGACTTCTCAGCCCTGCTGAGTCAGATCAGCTCCTAA
- the RELA gene encoding transcription factor p65 isoform 2 (isoform 2 is encoded by transcript variant 2) encodes MDELFPLIFPAEPAQASGPYVEIIEQPKQRGMRFRYKCEGRSAGSIPGERSTDTTKTHPTIKINGYTGPGTVRISLVTKDPPHRPHPHELVGKDCRDGFYEAELCPDRCIHSFQNLGIQCVKKRDLEQAISQRIQTNNNPFQEEQRGDYDLNAVRLCFQVTVRDPSGRPLRLPPVLSHPIFDNRAPNTAELKICRVNRNSGSCLGGDEIFLLCDKVQKEDIEVYFTGPGWEARGSFSQADVHRQVAIVFRTPPYADPSLQAPVRVSMQLRRPSDRELSEPMEFQYLPDTDDRHRIEEKRKRTYETFKSIMKKSPFSGPTDPRPPPRRIAVPSRSSASVPKPAPQPYPFTSSLSTINYDEFPTMVFPSGQISQASALAPAPPQVLPQAPAPAPAPAMVSALAQAPAPVPVLAPGPPQAVAPPAPKPTQAGEGTLSEALLQLQFDDEDLGALLGNSTDPAVFTDLASVDNSEFQQLLNQGIPVAPHTTEPMLMEYPEAITRLVTGAQRPPDPAPAPLGAPGLPNGLLSGDEDFSSIADMDFSALLSQISS; translated from the exons ATGGACG AACTGTTCCCCCTCATCTTCCCGGCAG AGCCAGCCCAGGCCTCTGGCCCCTATGTGGAGATCATTGAGCAGCCCAAGCAGCGGGGCATGCGCTTCCGCTACAAGTGCGAGGGGCGCTCCGCGGGCAGCATCCCAGGCGAGAGGAGCACAGATACCACCAAGACCCACCCCACCATCAAG ATCAATGGCTACACAGGACCAGGGACAGTGCGCATCTCCCTGGTCACCAAGGACCCTCCTCACCGGCCTCACCCCCACGAGCTTGTAGGAAAGGACTGCCGGGATGGCTTCTATGAGGCTGAGCTCTGCCCGGACCGCTGCATCCACAG TTTCCAGAACCTGGGAATCCAGTGTGTGAAGAAGCGGGACCTGGAGCAGGCTATCAGTCAGCGCATCCAGACCAACAACAACCCCTTCCAAG AAGAGCAGCGTGGGGACTACGACCTGAATGCTGTGCGGCTCTGCTTCCAGGTGACAGTGCGGGACCCATCAGGCAGGCCCCTCCGCCTGCCGCCTGTCCTTTCTCATCCCATCTTTGACAATC GTGCCCCCAACACTGCCGAGCTCAAGATCTGCCGAGTGAACCGAAACTCTGGCAGCTGCCTCGGTGGGGATGAGATCTTCCTACTGTGTGACAAGGTGCAGAAAG AGGACATTGAGGTGTATTTCACGGGACCAGGCTGGGAGGCCCGAGGCTCCTTTTCGCAAGCTGATGTGCACCGACAAGTGGCCATTGTGTTCCGGACCCCTCCCTACGCAGACCCCAGCCTGCAGGCTCCTGTGCGTGTCTCCATGCAGCTGCGGCGGCCTTCCGACCGGGAGCTCAGTGAGCCCATGGAATTCCAGTACCTGCCAGATACAG ACGATCGTCACCGGATTGAGGAGAAACGTAAAAGGACATATGAGACCTTCAAGAGCATCATGAAGAAGAGTCCTTTCAGCG GACCCACCGACCCCCGGCCTCCACCTCGACGCATTGCTGTGCCTTCCCGCAGCTCAGCTTCTGTCCCCAAGCCAG cACCCCAGCCCTATCCCTTTACGTCATCCCTGAGCACCATCAACTATGATGAGTTTCCCACCATGGTGTTTCCTTCTGGGCAGATCAGCCAGGCCTCGGCCTTGGCCCCGGCCCCTCCCCAAGTCCTGCCCCAGgctccagcccctgcccctgctccagccatggtATCAGCTCtggcccaggccccagcccctgtcCCAGTCCTAGCCCCAGGCCCTCCTCAGGCTGTGGCCCCACCTGCCCCCAAGCCCACCCAGGCTGGGGAAGGAACGCTGTCAGAGGCCCTGCTGCAGCTGCAGTTTGATGATGAAGACCTGGGGGCCTTGCTTGGCAACAGCACAGACCCAGCTGTGTTCACAGACCTGGCATCCGTCGACAACTCCGAGTTTCAGCAGCTGCTGAACCAGGGCATACCTGTGGCCCCCCACACAACTGAGCCCATGCTGATGGAGTACCCTGAGGCTATAACTCGCCTAGTGACAGGGGCCCAGAGGCCCCCCGACCCAGCTCCTGCTCCACTGGGGGCCCCGGGGCTCCCCAATGGCCTCCTTTCAGGAGATGAAGACTTCTCCTCCATTGCGGACATGGACTTCTCAGCCCTGCTGAGTCAGATCAGCTCCTAA
- the RELA gene encoding transcription factor p65 isoform 8 (isoform 8 is encoded by transcript variant 8) — protein sequence MDELFPLIFPAEPAQASGPYVEIIEQPKQRGMRFRYKCEGRSAGSIPGERSTDTTKTHPTIKINGYTGPGTVRISLVTKDPPHRPHPHELVGKDCRDGFYEAELCPDRCIHSFQNLGIQCVKKRDLEQAISQRIQTNNNPFQVPIEEQRGDYDLNAVRLCFQVTVRDPSGRPLRLPPVLSHPIFDNHDRHRIEEKRKRTYETFKSIMKKSPFSGPTDPRPPPRRIAVPSRSSASVPKPAPQPYPFTSSLSTINYDEFPTMVFPSGQISQASALAPAPPQVLPQAPAPAPAPAMVSALAQAPAPVPVLAPGPPQAVAPPAPKPTQAGEGTLSEALLQLQFDDEDLGALLGNSTDPAVFTDLASVDNSEFQQLLNQGIPVAPHTTEPMLMEYPEAITRLVTGAQRPPDPAPAPLGAPGLPNGLLSGDEDFSSIADMDFSALLSQISS from the exons ATGGACG AACTGTTCCCCCTCATCTTCCCGGCAG AGCCAGCCCAGGCCTCTGGCCCCTATGTGGAGATCATTGAGCAGCCCAAGCAGCGGGGCATGCGCTTCCGCTACAAGTGCGAGGGGCGCTCCGCGGGCAGCATCCCAGGCGAGAGGAGCACAGATACCACCAAGACCCACCCCACCATCAAG ATCAATGGCTACACAGGACCAGGGACAGTGCGCATCTCCCTGGTCACCAAGGACCCTCCTCACCGGCCTCACCCCCACGAGCTTGTAGGAAAGGACTGCCGGGATGGCTTCTATGAGGCTGAGCTCTGCCCGGACCGCTGCATCCACAG TTTCCAGAACCTGGGAATCCAGTGTGTGAAGAAGCGGGACCTGGAGCAGGCTATCAGTCAGCGCATCCAGACCAACAACAACCCCTTCCAAG TTCCTATAGAAGAGCAGCGTGGGGACTACGACCTGAATGCTGTGCGGCTCTGCTTCCAGGTGACAGTGCGGGACCCATCAGGCAGGCCCCTCCGCCTGCCGCCTGTCCTTTCTCATCCCATCTTTGACAATC ACGATCGTCACCGGATTGAGGAGAAACGTAAAAGGACATATGAGACCTTCAAGAGCATCATGAAGAAGAGTCCTTTCAGCG GACCCACCGACCCCCGGCCTCCACCTCGACGCATTGCTGTGCCTTCCCGCAGCTCAGCTTCTGTCCCCAAGCCAG cACCCCAGCCCTATCCCTTTACGTCATCCCTGAGCACCATCAACTATGATGAGTTTCCCACCATGGTGTTTCCTTCTGGGCAGATCAGCCAGGCCTCGGCCTTGGCCCCGGCCCCTCCCCAAGTCCTGCCCCAGgctccagcccctgcccctgctccagccatggtATCAGCTCtggcccaggccccagcccctgtcCCAGTCCTAGCCCCAGGCCCTCCTCAGGCTGTGGCCCCACCTGCCCCCAAGCCCACCCAGGCTGGGGAAGGAACGCTGTCAGAGGCCCTGCTGCAGCTGCAGTTTGATGATGAAGACCTGGGGGCCTTGCTTGGCAACAGCACAGACCCAGCTGTGTTCACAGACCTGGCATCCGTCGACAACTCCGAGTTTCAGCAGCTGCTGAACCAGGGCATACCTGTGGCCCCCCACACAACTGAGCCCATGCTGATGGAGTACCCTGAGGCTATAACTCGCCTAGTGACAGGGGCCCAGAGGCCCCCCGACCCAGCTCCTGCTCCACTGGGGGCCCCGGGGCTCCCCAATGGCCTCCTTTCAGGAGATGAAGACTTCTCCTCCATTGCGGACATGGACTTCTCAGCCCTGCTGAGTCAGATCAGCTCCTAA